Proteins from one Phoenix dactylifera cultivar Barhee BC4 unplaced genomic scaffold, palm_55x_up_171113_PBpolish2nd_filt_p 000544F, whole genome shotgun sequence genomic window:
- the LOC120106402 gene encoding uncharacterized protein YuxK-like: protein MIRRGLPGCIWTATAAARRASSPRFSWPPISGVRFASRSSGELSDEDFVYSELPPTPPPPKAASIPTLLQPRVVIYDGVCHLCHRGVKWVIKVDKYEKIKFCCLQSKAAEPYLRLCGVDREDVLRRFLFIEGPEAYYEGSTASLKVASYLPFPYSVLSSLLIIPAPLRDAVYDYVAKHRYDWFGKEEECIVMRDKELLERFIDRDEMLGGGDDRSFF, encoded by the exons ATGATCCGAAGGGGCCTCCCGGGTTGCATCTGgacagcaacagcagcagcgAGAAGGGCGTCGTCTCCTCGCTTCTCGTGGCCTCCCATATCTGGCGTCCGCTTTGCCTCCCGGTCCTCCGGCGAGCTTTCGGACGAGGACTTCGTATACAGCGAGCTCCCTcctactcctcctcctcccaagGCCGCCTCGATCCCCACCCTTCTCCAGCCGCGGGTCGTCATCTACGATGGCGTCTGCCATCTCTGCCACCGAG GAGTAAAGTGGGTGATCAAGGTTGACAAGTATGAAAAAATTAAGTTCTGCTGTCTCCAGTCCAAGGCTGCTGAACCATACTTGAGGTTATGTGGTGTTGATCGGGAAGATGTACTTCGACGTTTTCTATTCATTGAAGGGCCTGAAGCATATTATGAAGGTTCCACAG CTTCCCTGAAAGTAGCATCATACTTGCCATTTCCTTACTCAGTTCTAAGCTCCTTGCTGATCATCCCTGCCCCGCTAAGAGATGCAGTCTATGATTATGTTGCAAAACATCGCTATGATTGGTTTGGGAAGGAGGAAGAGTGCATTGTCATGCGGGATAAAGAGCTTCTTGAACGTTTTATCGACCGGGATGAGATGCTGGGAGGGGGGGATGACAGGAGTTTCTTTTGA
- the LOC103710065 gene encoding scopoletin glucosyltransferase-like: protein MSSEARHQLHVFFFPYPAPGHMLPLAHVAALFAGRGIRATFVTTPANAPLLRPALDHQPVRILLLPFPSAEVGLPPGCENTASLPHPRTRHFGAMVEAVAALRDPLAALIRTHRPDCLISDYVCGWTADLACSLGIPRLVFNPTSLFSTAIWDAILSRGAHRDDAGLLVVEGGLPHRVELTPAEVPRAFDYPAEINAIKESENRSYGTIYNSFYELEPLYVDFLKESRATKVWCIGPVAFASRGAAGDDLDNEQGELIKKWLDSKTPDTVVYVCFGSEFVFKAEQLREMALGLEASGHPFVWAMRSDEPEAEWMPEGLEERIGERGLIIRGWAPQLMILNHPAVGGFVTHSGWNSTLEAVSAGVPMAAWPLQWDQFFNARLVVELLGIAVRVLDSVGQRAGEVVQWERVRDAVERVMGGAGREARRSAREFGVMARAAVEEAGSSYGELSRLVEELKQLAVQRRKEAQGAVNPTST from the coding sequence ATGTCCTCCGAGGCTCGTCATCAGCTCCacgtcttcttcttcccctaccCAGCCCCCGGCCACATGCTTCCCCTTGCCCATGTCGCTGCCCTCTTTGCGGGCCGCGGCATCCGCGCCACCTTCGTCACCACCCCCGCCAACGCCCCTCTCCTCCGCCCCGCCCTCGACCACCAACCCGTccgcatcctcctcctccctttccCCTCCGCGGAGGTCGGCCTCCCACCGGGCTGCGAGAACACGGCCTCCCTCCCCCACCCTCGCACCCGTCACTTTGGCGCCATGGTCGAAGCCGTCGCCGCCCTCCGCGATCCCCTCGCCGCCCTCATCCGCACCCACCGCCCCGACTGTCTCATCTCCGACTACGTCTGCGGCTGGACCGCCGACCTCGCCTGCTCTCTCGGCATCCCGAGACTCGTCTTCAATCCCACTTCCCTCTTCTCCACCGCCATATGGGACGCCATCCTCTCCCGCGGGGCCCACCGCGACGACGCCGGTCTCCTCGTCGTCGAGGGCGGCCTCCCGCACCGCGTCGAGCTGACGCCGGCCGAGGTCCCCAGGGCCTTCGACTATCCGGCAGAAATCAACGCCATAAAAGAATCCGAAAACCGTAGCTACGGCACCATCTACAATAGCTTCTACGAATTGGAGCCCCTGTACGTcgatttcttgaaggaaagcCGGGCCACCAAAGTGTGGTGCATCGGGCCGGTGGCTTTTGCTAGCAGGGGAGCAGCAGGGGACGATCTTGATAATGAGCAAGGAGAGCTGATCAAGAAATGGCTCGATTCGAAGACGCCCGACACGGTCGTGTACGTGTGTTTTGGGAGCGAGTTTGTATTCAAAgcggagcagctccgagagatGGCATTGGGGTTGGAGGCGTCGGGCCACCCGTTCGTGTGGGCGATGAGAAGCGACGAGCCCGAGGCGGAGTGGATGCCGGAGGGGTTGGAGGAGAGGATAGGGGAGAGGGGTTTGATAATAAGAGGATGGGCGCCTCAATTGATGATATTGAACCATCCGGCGGTTGGAGGGTTCGTGACGCACAGCGGGTGGAATTCGACGCTGGAGGCGGTGAGCGCGGGGGTGCCGATGGCCGCGTGGCCGCTCCAGTGGGACCAGTTCTTCAACGCGAGGCTGGTGGTGGAGTTGCTGGGGATCGCAGTGCGGGTTTTGGATTCGGTGGGGCAGCGAGCGGGGGAGGTGGTGCAGTGGGAGAGGGTGAGGGACGCGGTGGAGAGGGTGATGGGTGGGGCTGGTCGAGAGGCGAGGAGGAGCGCGAGGGAGTTTGGGGTGATGGCCAGAGCGGCGGTGGAGGAGGCTGGGTCGTCGTATGGGGAGCTCAGCCGCTTGGTCGAAGAACTTAAACAGCTGGCTGTGCAGAGGAGGAAGGAAGCTCAGGGGGCAGTAAATCCTACTTCTACATAA
- the LOC120106401 gene encoding ankyrin repeat domain-containing protein EMB506, chloroplastic-like isoform X2, whose protein sequence is MLAGAALSSPRLPGLYPFVALRSGEPLRAPNSSSLSLTPLPVPRVSSSLVNLARPSSGARSKRDAEGFWEDPDDGYGSDYEEMDREEEERGVEREAEPSYLGNNANKSTTSAYEEELVKEVELLLEPEEKAILQENEGPDLSKISTMKWNPFHNLALSGQIPFMDKLLELGIEIDSVDKDGFTALHKAVIGKKEAVISHLLRKGANPHIRDRDGATPLHYAVQVGAMQTVKLLIKYKVDVNVADNDGWTPLHVAIQSRNRDIAKLLLVNGADKTRRNKVTFL, encoded by the exons ATGTTGGCGGGAGCCGCGTTATCCTCTCCCCGCCTCCCTGGCCTCTACCCCTTCgttgctcttcggagcggcgAACCACTCCGAGCTccaaattcttcttctctctcgctTACTCCGCTGCCGGTTCCTAGGGTTTCTTCTTCTCTGGTGAATTTGGCGAGGCCGAGCTCCGGCGCCCGGTCGAAACGGGACGCGGAAGGTTTCTGGGAGGACCCAGATGATGGGTACGGAAGCGATTACGAGGAGATGGATCGAGAAGAGGAGGAACGAGGAGTTGAAAGAGAAGCGGAGCCTTCTTATCTTGGTAATAATGCTAATAAATCTACGACCTCTGCATACGAGGAGGAGCTTGTGAAAG AAGTTGAACTGCTGTTAGAACCAGAAGAGAAGGCTATTTTGCAAGAGAATGAAGGTCCTGATCTCAGCAAAATATCGACT ATGAAGTGGAACCCATTTCATAATCTGGCATTGTCAGGGCAAATACCTTTCATGGATAAACTACTGGAGCTTGGTATTGAAATTGATTCTGTGGACAAG GATGGTTTCACTGCTCTTCATAAAGCAGTGATTGGTAAAAAGGAGGCTGTTATTAGCCATCTTCTGCGGAAAGGTGCAAATCCTCATATCAGGGATAGG GATGGTGCCACACCACTGCATTATGCGGTTCAAGTTGGTGCAATGCAAACTGTGAAGTTACTTATCAAATATAAAGTTGATGTAAATGTTGCAGATAAT GATGGCTGGACGCCGTTGCATGTTGCCATACAAAGTAGAAATAGGGATATTGCAAAACTACTGCTAGTAAATGGTGCTGATAAGACAAGAAGAAATAAG